The following DNA comes from Janthinobacterium sp. TB1-E2.
AGCACCAGTTGCACGTGTTCGCGCGCCACGCTCGAGGCAATCGGCCCGGCCAGCTGCGCCAGTGCGTGGCTGGGTGCGGCCACGGGAATCAGGCGCACATGGCCGACGGCCATACGCTCGAAGACGCTGGCCGTGGCCGTCATCCAGCCACCGAGACCGATGTGGCAGCTGCCATCCATCACCAGCTGCGCCACGGCGCCCATCGCTTCGATGCGCAGGCGCAGGGCGACGGTGGGGAACTGCGCTTGGAACGCTTCGAGCACGCGCACCAGCACGCAGGTGGGAAACATCACGTCGACCACCACCGACACTTCCGCCTCGAGCCCGCCGGCCAGCGCCTTGGCCCGTGCGCGCATGCCATCGACCTTCAGGGCCACGGCGCGCGCGTCGGCGAGCAGGGCCTTGCCCGCGTCCGTCAGGGTGGGCTTGCGCTTGCCACGGTCGAGCAGCACCACGTTCAGCTGTTCTTCCAGGTTGGCGATGGTGTAGCTGATCACCGATTGCGTGCGGTGCAGCTGGCGCGCCGCGTGGGCGAAACCGCCCGCGTCGATGACGGCGACGAAGACGCGCAACTGGTCGAGCGAAGGCTGGCCCGGTTCTCTCATGACAACTCCATATCTAAAAATTCGATGCTAACCATTGATTTTTACACGGTTTCATCGATAGTAGACCCGAACTATGATGTGTGCAAGTGCAGCAAACGCCGCACCCCCATCTATCGATCTTGAAGGAGTGCATCATGGCAAACGTACTACACATCAATAGCAGCGTGCGCAACAGCGGTTCCCTGTCGCGTCAACTGTCGGGCGAATTCGTCGCCAAACTGGCCGCGCAAGGCGACACCATCGTCGTGCGCGACCTGGCCGCGCAACCGGTGCCGCACCTGACGGAAGAGGTGATGGGCGCGTTCTTCACGCCGGCCGAGCAGCGCAGCGCGCAGGCGGTCGCGGCCGTGCAATTGTCCGATACCCTGGTCGATGAATTGCTGGCCGCCGACGTGCTGGTGCTGGCCGCGCCCATGTACAACTTTTCCGTGCCCTCGACCCTGAAGGCGTGGATCGACCACGTGGCGCGCGCGGGCCGAACCTTCCAGTACACGGCCAATGGCCCCGTCGGCCTGGCCACGGGCAAGAAAGCCGTGATTTTCACGGCCAGCGGCGGCGTCTACAGCGAAGGCCCGGGCGCCGCGTATGACTACCTGAGCACCTATCTGCGCACGGCGCTGGGCTTCATCGGCATCACGGACATCGAGTTCGTGCAAGCCGAAGGCGTGGCCATGGGCGACGATGCCGTCACCAGCGCGATTGCCAAGGGCCGCGCGTCGATCGAAGCCCTGGCTGCCTGATATACGCCTTTTGAGGGATTGCCAAGCTGGCATGCTTGGCATAAGCTTGCCGGCGGCACGCCCCGTGCCAGGCCGGCGAGCCGTTCGCCATGAAAGTCCCTCATGCACCACAAGTTGGCCAGTGCAGTATTGTTCGGATGTTCTTTGTTTTCAGCAGGTATTGCGCTGGCACAGACCGCGCCTCCCGCGCCGTCCCACGTGGGCCGCCACGCCTCCACGCCCGAGGATATCCGCGCCATTGAAAAAGTCGTCGCCGACTTCCAGGCGGCGCTGATCGCCAAGGATGTCAAGCTGCTGTCGTCGCTGATGCTGCACACGAACATCCTGTTCGCCTCGCCGGCCGATGACGGCTTCATCAAGAAAATGCGCGACACGACGGACGTCCACTTCGACGGCGTCGCGGCGGCCGGCTACGTCGGTTTCGCCAACTACATCAAGCGCGAACCCCTGCGCACGGAAGAAAAATTCTACAACGTCAAGATCACCCAGGACCGCCATGTCGCGTGGG
Coding sequences within:
- a CDS encoding LysR family transcriptional regulator — encoded protein: MREPGQPSLDQLRVFVAVIDAGGFAHAARQLHRTQSVISYTIANLEEQLNVVLLDRGKRKPTLTDAGKALLADARAVALKVDGMRARAKALAGGLEAEVSVVVDVMFPTCVLVRVLEAFQAQFPTVALRLRIEAMGAVAQLVMDGSCHIGLGGWMTATASVFERMAVGHVRLIPVAAPSHALAQLAGPIASSVAREHVQLVLSDRSVLTEGQDFGVLGLRNWRLGDLGSKHALLRAGLGWGNMPEAMVREDLAEGRLVHLPLAVDNGENYPIYLIQRADTPPGQAGKWLTERFAEQLPLLVQGF
- a CDS encoding FMN-dependent NADH-azoreductase; translated protein: MANVLHINSSVRNSGSLSRQLSGEFVAKLAAQGDTIVVRDLAAQPVPHLTEEVMGAFFTPAEQRSAQAVAAVQLSDTLVDELLAADVLVLAAPMYNFSVPSTLKAWIDHVARAGRTFQYTANGPVGLATGKKAVIFTASGGVYSEGPGAAYDYLSTYLRTALGFIGITDIEFVQAEGVAMGDDAVTSAIAKGRASIEALAA